From Dethiosulfovibrio russensis, a single genomic window includes:
- a CDS encoding TRAP transporter substrate-binding protein → MKNRVFFAFGVFVALFFLSSAVTVAYAAPKYSFKLGHAVQETHPYHLGAMKFKEIVERETDGDVEIKLFPNNQLGSGERDLIEGMQLGTVDLVVSSTGPMGGFEKKFMLFDFPFLFRDKEHAYKVLDGPVGQYVMGLLEKKGIKGLAWYENGFRNFTNSKKAVETPEDVEGLKLRTMENKVHMAIWRALGADPTPMAWGELFTALQQGVVDGQENPVPIIYTSKLYEVQKYLAMTGHVFSPSMILIGKRQFDGMPEDYRRIFLDAAQESAVYERSEITRMENEQVDKLKELGMVVTYPDKAAFLEKTKPVYDQYRGELGKDGDLLDRIIETK, encoded by the coding sequence ATGAAGAATCGTGTTTTTTTCGCTTTTGGAGTGTTTGTTGCGCTGTTTTTTTTGAGCTCTGCCGTGACGGTGGCTTACGCCGCTCCGAAGTATAGTTTTAAACTGGGCCACGCCGTTCAGGAAACCCATCCCTATCATCTTGGAGCTATGAAATTCAAGGAAATAGTTGAGAGGGAGACCGACGGAGATGTCGAGATCAAGCTTTTCCCCAATAACCAGCTGGGATCCGGAGAGAGGGATCTCATAGAGGGGATGCAGCTGGGGACGGTGGATCTGGTGGTGTCCTCGACCGGACCGATGGGAGGCTTCGAGAAAAAGTTCATGCTCTTCGATTTCCCCTTCCTTTTCAGAGACAAGGAACACGCCTACAAGGTTCTCGATGGCCCGGTCGGTCAATACGTCATGGGGCTTCTGGAGAAGAAAGGAATAAAAGGACTTGCCTGGTACGAGAATGGTTTTCGTAACTTCACCAACTCCAAGAAGGCGGTAGAGACCCCTGAGGACGTCGAGGGACTTAAACTGCGTACCATGGAGAACAAAGTCCATATGGCTATATGGAGAGCCCTAGGTGCCGATCCCACCCCGATGGCCTGGGGAGAGTTATTTACCGCTCTTCAACAGGGAGTGGTGGACGGACAGGAAAATCCGGTCCCGATAATATATACATCCAAACTTTACGAGGTTCAGAAATATCTCGCCATGACCGGTCACGTATTCTCCCCTTCCATGATACTCATAGGGAAAAGGCAGTTCGACGGTATGCCGGAGGATTACAGGCGGATTTTCCTCGATGCCGCCCAGGAGTCCGCCGTCTACGAACGATCCGAGATAACCAGGATGGAAAACGAGCAGGTTGATAAGCTGAAGGAACTCGGCATGGTGGTTACATACCCGGATAAAGCTGCTTTTCTTGAAAAGACCAAGCCGGTTTACGACCAGTACAGAGGAGAGCTCGGAAAAGACGGGGATCTTTTGGACCGAATAATAGAGACGAAATAG
- a CDS encoding ketopantoate reductase family protein: protein MKIAILGSGAMGCLYGGRLAEAGFDVTLVDVWKEHVEGINSDGLSIEGIGGKRIVKGIKAVIDPNRAGQVDLVVVFVKATLTKKAMEGALGLVGDGTRVLTLQNGLGNVEALSDIVGSDRLIAGTTAHGSTLLGPGSIKHAGEGITVIGNLSGKTDPFLEDLTAILEKAGFSVQTSENVMGLIWGKLIVNVGINALTAITGLRNGRLLDFPETKELMKMAVEEAIEVARRKGIVLSDPDPARHVEEVCRSTAENLSSMLQDVMNRRRTEIDAINGAVVAEAEKLGVPAPINRVLSALIKVRQLTYEETENQGG from the coding sequence ATGAAGATAGCCATACTCGGCTCGGGAGCCATGGGTTGCCTCTACGGCGGCAGACTAGCCGAGGCTGGATTCGACGTAACCCTCGTAGACGTCTGGAAAGAACACGTCGAAGGCATAAACTCCGACGGACTCAGTATCGAAGGCATAGGAGGAAAGCGGATAGTAAAGGGCATAAAGGCCGTCATCGATCCGAACCGGGCGGGCCAGGTCGATCTGGTGGTGGTGTTCGTCAAGGCCACCCTCACTAAAAAAGCCATGGAGGGAGCCCTCGGATTGGTGGGGGACGGCACCAGGGTCCTGACGCTGCAAAACGGCCTGGGAAACGTGGAGGCCCTGAGCGACATAGTAGGTTCCGACCGCCTTATAGCAGGCACCACCGCCCACGGATCCACCCTTCTCGGACCGGGATCGATAAAACACGCAGGAGAGGGCATCACGGTGATCGGGAACCTCTCGGGGAAGACCGACCCCTTTTTGGAAGATCTGACGGCAATTCTAGAAAAGGCGGGGTTCTCCGTTCAGACCTCTGAAAACGTTATGGGCCTCATATGGGGGAAACTCATCGTGAACGTCGGCATAAACGCCCTCACCGCGATAACCGGCCTTAGAAACGGTCGCCTGCTAGACTTTCCCGAGACGAAGGAGCTCATGAAAATGGCGGTGGAAGAGGCCATCGAGGTGGCCCGGCGAAAGGGCATCGTGCTGAGCGATCCCGATCCGGCAAGACACGTCGAAGAGGTGTGCCGATCCACGGCGGAGAACCTTTCCTCCATGCTTCAGGACGTCATGAACCGACGGCGAACAGAGATAGACGCCATAAACGGGGCGGTGGTCGCCGAGGCGGAAAAATTGGGAGTGCCTGCCCCGATCAACAGGGTTTTGTCCGCTCTGATAAAGGTAAGGCAACTTACTTACGAAGAGACAGAAAATCAAGGAGGGTAG
- a CDS encoding Crp/Fnr family transcriptional regulator: MNEGKSYYREVFDEKKQLEMRNYFKETLAPRGKLKRYPRNDVVEPGRRGKCFGIVVEGKISKAIISSSGREKLLYVLRPGELFGEMDLIDGGSLNYVLYAKEPSAVSCIAQAVLEEELRCNPEAYRYFIHSMTRKFRIVTLQLANNVFNDSTGRVADALIRLYACSDTEDAEMTEGMITTALTQSELAYNVGCSRITISRILKSFFEEGLLEKVNRKIVIKDMKGLAKYTDRVQ; encoded by the coding sequence GTGAACGAAGGGAAAAGCTACTACCGCGAGGTCTTCGACGAGAAGAAGCAGCTGGAGATGAGAAACTACTTCAAGGAAACTCTGGCTCCTCGGGGAAAACTCAAGAGATACCCTAGAAACGACGTCGTGGAGCCGGGAAGGCGGGGAAAATGCTTCGGCATCGTGGTGGAAGGAAAGATCTCCAAGGCCATCATAAGCTCCTCGGGCAGGGAGAAGCTGCTCTACGTCCTCCGCCCCGGCGAATTGTTCGGCGAGATGGACCTCATCGACGGAGGCTCGCTCAACTACGTCCTCTACGCCAAGGAACCCTCCGCCGTATCCTGCATCGCCCAGGCCGTCCTGGAGGAAGAGCTCCGGTGCAACCCCGAGGCCTACCGCTACTTCATCCACAGCATGACCAGGAAATTCCGCATAGTCACGTTGCAGCTTGCCAACAACGTCTTCAACGACTCCACCGGACGGGTGGCCGACGCTCTCATTCGGCTTTACGCCTGCTCCGACACGGAGGACGCCGAGATGACCGAGGGAATGATAACCACCGCCCTCACCCAGAGCGAACTGGCCTACAACGTAGGCTGTTCCAGGATCACCATATCCAGGATACTGAAATCCTTTTTCGAAGAGGGACTTCTGGAAAAGGTAAACAGAAAAATCGTCATAAAGGACATGAAGGGACTGGCGAAGTACACCGACAGGGTCCAGTGA
- the panB gene encoding 3-methyl-2-oxobutanoate hydroxymethyltransferase, whose protein sequence is MTKVTIQKLREMKQKGEKISMVTAYDYPQACFVEKAGIEIILVGDSLSMTILGNEGTVPLTTDEMIAHIKPVVKGAPTPMIVGDMVFGSYNESREQAIHNANRLMKEGGCDVIKLEGGRPDIVGAIVEAGIPVQGHIGLTPQTSSLLGGFKVQGKSLEAAQKIVNDAKALEAAGAFSIVVECVPEELGRAITQAVSIPTIGIGAGAHTDGQVLVYHDMLGMFDKFVPKFVKRYANIGDQIVEGLEKYRDEIKSGAFPAKEHAFGGITREDLDGLIL, encoded by the coding sequence ATGACGAAGGTAACGATCCAGAAACTGCGGGAAATGAAGCAAAAGGGAGAGAAAATCTCCATGGTAACCGCCTACGACTATCCCCAGGCCTGCTTCGTCGAAAAAGCGGGCATAGAGATAATTCTGGTGGGAGACTCGCTATCCATGACCATCCTGGGCAACGAGGGAACCGTACCACTGACCACCGACGAGATGATCGCCCACATAAAGCCGGTCGTCAAGGGAGCCCCTACCCCGATGATAGTGGGGGACATGGTCTTCGGATCCTACAACGAAAGCCGTGAGCAGGCCATTCACAACGCCAACCGTCTCATGAAAGAGGGAGGTTGCGACGTAATCAAGCTGGAGGGCGGCCGTCCGGACATAGTCGGAGCCATAGTCGAGGCGGGAATCCCCGTTCAGGGCCATATAGGGCTCACCCCTCAGACCTCCTCTCTTTTAGGAGGCTTCAAGGTCCAGGGCAAAAGCCTCGAAGCCGCTCAAAAAATAGTAAACGATGCCAAGGCCCTGGAGGCGGCCGGAGCCTTCTCCATAGTGGTGGAGTGCGTTCCGGAAGAGCTGGGAAGGGCCATCACCCAGGCGGTCTCCATACCGACCATAGGAATAGGGGCCGGAGCCCACACGGACGGACAGGTCCTGGTATATCACGATATGCTGGGAATGTTCGACAAATTCGTCCCCAAATTCGTAAAGAGGTACGCCAACATCGGAGATCAGATAGTGGAGGGACTGGAAAAATACAGAGACGAGATAAAATCCGGAGCCTTCCCTGCGAAGGAACACGCGTTCGGAGGCATAACCCGGGAAGACCTGGACGGTCTCATCCTCTGA
- a CDS encoding DUF979 domain-containing protein has translation MKITLDHMYVVTGLLLMVFALRSFLDKNNAKRVGTAVFWALYGVTFLFGKIIPDGIIGGMVVLMAVIASCKGLGSGFYGEASKEEKTREARKFGNRLFLPTLIIPVVTFLVAKFTSLGALVGLGLGSIAGLIAVVLLTGNGIGTAVNEGRRLIDAIGWAVILSQFLAALGFLFDKAGVGGVIAQMVSSVVPTGSALATVIAYCVGMAFFTMIMGNAFAAFAVITTGIGIPLVIVMHGANPAIAGVIGMLSGYCGTLMTPMAANFNVVPAALLEMEDKNGVIKAQIATAVPMLCVNIALMYFLAF, from the coding sequence ATGAAGATAACTCTGGATCACATGTACGTCGTCACGGGGCTTCTGCTGATGGTCTTCGCCCTTCGCTCCTTCCTGGACAAAAACAACGCCAAGAGGGTCGGCACGGCGGTCTTCTGGGCCCTTTACGGCGTCACCTTTCTCTTCGGCAAAATCATACCGGACGGAATAATCGGGGGCATGGTGGTCCTGATGGCGGTGATAGCGAGCTGCAAGGGCCTGGGGTCCGGATTTTACGGCGAAGCGTCCAAAGAGGAGAAGACCAGGGAAGCTAGAAAGTTCGGCAACAGACTCTTCCTCCCCACCCTGATAATACCGGTCGTCACGTTTCTGGTGGCCAAGTTCACCTCGCTGGGAGCTCTGGTAGGGCTGGGATTGGGTTCCATCGCTGGGTTGATAGCCGTCGTACTCCTGACCGGCAACGGAATCGGCACGGCGGTAAACGAGGGACGTCGTCTCATCGACGCCATAGGATGGGCCGTCATACTGTCCCAGTTTCTGGCGGCGTTGGGCTTCCTGTTCGACAAGGCCGGTGTCGGGGGAGTCATAGCCCAGATGGTCTCGTCGGTGGTCCCGACCGGAAGCGCTCTGGCTACCGTGATCGCCTACTGCGTCGGAATGGCCTTTTTTACCATGATAATGGGCAACGCCTTCGCCGCCTTCGCCGTCATCACCACGGGAATAGGCATCCCCCTGGTGATAGTCATGCACGGAGCCAACCCCGCCATAGCCGGTGTTATAGGGATGCTCTCCGGCTACTGCGGCACCCTCATGACCCCCATGGCGGCCAACTTCAACGTGGTTCCGGCGGCTCTTCTCGAGATGGAAGATAAAAACGGTGTCATCAAAGCCCAGATAGCGACGGCCGTTCCGATGCTCTGCGTAAACATCGCCCTGATGTACTTTCTCGCTTTTTAG
- a CDS encoding lectin like domain-containing protein codes for MKTKKYVRLFSCFLCLLLWSTASWAAEMAPLNPAFESYMEDQADEGKNASDKPHRGRIPSPVDLSHLAGVSVLRSDGKAASSFPVSYDLRPLGLVSPVRDQSPYGACWTFSAMASMESTALKAGVANPDYAEQFLAYYGYVDQTSELVGFGNYDASDFPDLMDKGGDDFKAIALLARGTGAVNEVNAPYGSTAPSATAPISRALRDVYYFYYDNDTRYQKASVENIKTALMNYGAVSIGMFANNPQGGSWDSSPYYNPSTYASYTPSGNPDGLSIGSANHAVTVVGWDDSYSKSNFNSSNQPSSDGAWIVKNSWGSGWGDGGYFYLSYEDAVMDTGAAYVGGDPASYDRVYQYDPFGWCGSYAPSGMVDNTAWMANVFTATVDTDIKAVSFYVGGVGNTYEISVYTGVTGGPTTGTADISSQTGTLQEPGYHTVHLSSVVSVKAGTKFSVVVKVKTPGYDYPIASEGLAEGYSDKASTRAGQSYFSSNGTYWKDITSVNKTANVCLKALGTVTGTKANGSLTITITPQDAADAGARWSVDGGNTWNTSGRNLSLDPGEYTVIFDMPSGWADKIPETYPVVTGVSNSYSSTAEEEWSPFGSGGGCSVGFTPAALLLGLPMLALFGRR; via the coding sequence ATGAAAACGAAAAAATACGTGAGATTGTTTTCCTGTTTTTTATGTCTGCTCCTTTGGTCGACGGCCTCTTGGGCCGCCGAAATGGCTCCGTTGAATCCCGCTTTCGAAAGCTACATGGAGGACCAAGCCGATGAGGGCAAAAACGCCTCCGATAAACCCCACAGAGGGCGTATACCCTCTCCGGTAGACCTCAGCCACCTGGCCGGGGTATCGGTGCTTAGGTCGGACGGAAAAGCCGCGTCCTCCTTTCCGGTAAGCTACGATCTTAGACCCCTTGGCCTGGTCTCCCCTGTTAGAGATCAGAGCCCCTACGGAGCCTGCTGGACCTTCAGCGCCATGGCCTCCATGGAATCCACCGCCCTAAAGGCGGGTGTCGCTAACCCGGACTACGCCGAACAGTTTCTGGCTTACTACGGTTACGTGGATCAGACCAGCGAGCTGGTCGGATTCGGAAACTACGATGCCTCCGACTTTCCCGATCTCATGGACAAAGGCGGAGACGACTTCAAGGCCATAGCTCTTCTGGCCCGTGGAACCGGAGCGGTTAACGAGGTGAACGCACCCTACGGTTCGACCGCCCCCAGCGCCACCGCGCCCATATCCAGGGCCCTCAGGGACGTCTACTATTTCTATTACGATAACGACACCAGATATCAGAAGGCCAGCGTGGAGAACATAAAGACCGCCCTCATGAATTACGGAGCCGTTTCGATCGGAATGTTTGCCAACAATCCTCAAGGTGGAAGCTGGGATAGTTCTCCATACTACAATCCCTCGACCTACGCTTCTTATACTCCCTCGGGCAACCCCGACGGGCTTTCAATCGGTTCGGCCAACCACGCCGTCACGGTGGTCGGATGGGACGACAGCTACTCCAAGAGCAACTTCAATTCGTCCAATCAGCCGTCCTCCGACGGAGCCTGGATAGTGAAAAATTCCTGGGGCTCCGGCTGGGGCGACGGAGGCTACTTCTACCTGTCCTACGAGGACGCCGTTATGGACACCGGTGCCGCCTACGTAGGAGGCGATCCTGCCAGCTACGACAGGGTATATCAGTACGACCCCTTCGGGTGGTGCGGTTCCTACGCTCCCAGCGGCATGGTCGACAACACCGCCTGGATGGCCAACGTATTCACCGCCACGGTGGACACCGACATAAAGGCGGTCTCCTTCTACGTCGGAGGTGTGGGCAACACCTACGAGATATCTGTCTACACCGGCGTCACCGGTGGCCCGACGACGGGAACCGCAGACATATCGTCCCAGACTGGAACCCTCCAGGAGCCGGGTTATCATACCGTTCATCTGTCCTCCGTCGTCTCGGTAAAGGCCGGAACCAAGTTCTCCGTCGTGGTCAAGGTCAAAACGCCTGGATACGACTATCCCATAGCTTCAGAGGGTCTTGCGGAGGGGTACTCGGATAAGGCCTCTACTAGAGCTGGACAGAGCTACTTCTCCTCGAACGGAACATACTGGAAGGACATAACGTCGGTTAACAAGACCGCCAACGTGTGTCTGAAGGCCTTGGGAACCGTCACTGGGACCAAAGCGAACGGTTCCCTGACGATAACCATAACCCCTCAAGACGCCGCCGACGCCGGAGCTCGCTGGAGCGTAGACGGAGGAAATACTTGGAATACCTCGGGACGGAACCTCTCTCTCGATCCCGGTGAATACACCGTCATCTTCGACATGCCCTCCGGTTGGGCGGACAAGATCCCCGAGACCTATCCGGTCGTAACCGGGGTGAGCAACTCCTACAGCTCCACCGCGGAAGAAGAATGGTCCCCCTTCGGAAGCGGCGGTGGATGCTCCGTCGGCTTCACTCCGGCGGCGCTCCTCTTGGGTCTGCCCATGTTGGCCCTGTTCGGCAGGAGATAG
- the pcp gene encoding pyroglutamyl-peptidase I — MKILLTGFEPFGGEPVNPALEAVKKLNGKTVAGASVSFCELPTVRWKSLERLEKAIAEVDPDVVVSVGQAGGRTDVTPERIAINVDDYRIKDNDGNQPVDDLIAPEGPAAYRSTLPIKAMVSAMKEKGVPASVSNTAGTFVCNHVFYGLMHILAKEGNRRKGGFVHIPYLPEQAARLGGQPSMSLDCIVEGLEAALAAAVTVEDDHKKIGGAIC; from the coding sequence ATGAAGATATTGCTCACCGGATTCGAACCCTTCGGAGGAGAGCCGGTCAACCCGGCTCTTGAGGCGGTCAAAAAGCTGAACGGAAAAACCGTGGCGGGAGCGTCCGTTTCTTTCTGCGAGCTTCCCACCGTTCGCTGGAAATCGCTGGAGAGGCTGGAAAAAGCCATAGCCGAGGTGGATCCGGACGTGGTGGTCTCGGTAGGTCAGGCGGGAGGACGGACCGACGTCACTCCGGAGAGAATCGCCATAAACGTGGACGACTACAGAATAAAGGACAACGACGGCAACCAGCCGGTGGATGATTTAATCGCCCCCGAAGGTCCCGCCGCCTATCGTTCCACCCTTCCGATAAAGGCCATGGTCTCAGCCATGAAGGAAAAGGGCGTCCCCGCCTCGGTCTCCAACACCGCCGGAACCTTCGTCTGCAACCACGTTTTTTACGGCCTGATGCACATACTCGCCAAGGAGGGCAACCGCAGAAAAGGCGGCTTTGTCCACATACCCTACCTCCCGGAACAGGCCGCCAGGCTGGGAGGACAGCCGAGCATGTCCCTGGACTGCATAGTGGAGGGGCTGGAGGCCGCCCTCGCCGCGGCGGTAACGGTGGAGGACGATCACAAAAAAATCGGCGGGGCGATCTGCTGA
- a CDS encoding DUF969 domain-containing protein — translation MIRLVGVLVVIVGLGLRLNPLLVVIVAGFSSGLAGGMGPYEILEAIGTAFVTNRYMSLFILTLPVIGLLERHGLREQAELFIMKLKGATAGRIMLLYMVFRQATSAVGLQLGGHPTFIRPIISPMAEGAVAKGRTLPQSVLDEIRGMAAAAENYGNFFGQLIFIAAGGLLLIKGVMEQAGYSVDLLSMALYAVPTALAALALATVRYTMFDRRMKNLSLESEEESR, via the coding sequence ATGATCAGGTTGGTAGGCGTGTTGGTCGTCATAGTGGGATTGGGGCTGAGGCTCAACCCTCTACTTGTCGTCATAGTGGCGGGGTTCTCCTCCGGTCTGGCCGGAGGAATGGGACCCTATGAAATACTGGAGGCCATCGGAACCGCCTTCGTGACCAATCGGTATATGTCTCTCTTCATCTTGACCTTGCCGGTCATAGGGCTGCTCGAGCGTCACGGTCTCAGGGAGCAGGCGGAGCTCTTCATAATGAAGCTGAAAGGCGCCACGGCGGGAAGGATAATGCTTCTCTACATGGTGTTCCGCCAGGCCACCAGCGCCGTGGGGCTCCAGCTCGGAGGACACCCCACCTTCATAAGACCCATAATCTCACCCATGGCGGAAGGGGCGGTTGCCAAAGGTAGGACTCTTCCCCAATCCGTGTTGGACGAGATCAGGGGAATGGCCGCGGCGGCGGAGAACTACGGCAACTTCTTCGGTCAGCTCATATTCATAGCGGCCGGAGGGCTTCTGCTCATAAAGGGAGTCATGGAACAGGCCGGATACTCGGTCGACCTGCTGTCCATGGCGCTCTACGCCGTTCCCACCGCTCTGGCCGCTCTGGCCCTCGCGACGGTTCGTTACACCATGTTCGACCGCAGGATGAAGAATCTGTCTCTGGAATCGGAGGAGGAAAGCCGATGA
- a CDS encoding IclR family transcriptional regulator: protein MERALLIVEYLDENGEQGINEISRGLLLEKSTVHRLVSTLKNLGYLSQNPTTKKYANSFKFFEIGNGVVKRLGLRKQAQPFMRDLSEKSKEAVNLAIMDREHVVYIDKIESPSTFKIDLAIGKKMPSYCTGLGKVLLSSMEESCVRDLFKDRKLERFTENTITDIDDLIKNLRRIKSQGYCIDDEEYIAGLLCVAAPVLGHAGEPVAAISVALPKFRYDEKEIEPIVEAVKAASEGLSRELGYSL from the coding sequence GTGGAAAGAGCTCTCCTTATCGTAGAATATCTCGACGAAAATGGAGAGCAAGGGATAAACGAGATAAGCAGGGGGTTGCTTCTGGAAAAAAGCACGGTTCATCGCCTCGTGTCTACGTTGAAGAATCTGGGATATTTGAGTCAAAATCCGACGACCAAAAAATACGCCAACAGCTTTAAGTTCTTCGAGATAGGCAACGGTGTGGTCAAAAGGCTGGGACTTCGTAAGCAGGCTCAGCCTTTTATGAGAGACCTATCTGAAAAGAGCAAGGAAGCTGTCAACTTGGCCATTATGGATAGAGAACATGTGGTCTACATAGATAAGATAGAAAGTCCTTCAACTTTTAAAATAGATTTGGCTATAGGTAAAAAAATGCCCTCTTACTGTACGGGGCTGGGAAAGGTCCTACTTTCCTCTATGGAAGAGTCTTGCGTGAGGGATCTTTTCAAAGATCGAAAGCTGGAAAGGTTTACCGAAAATACGATTACCGACATCGATGATCTTATAAAAAATCTACGAAGGATAAAATCTCAGGGATACTGTATAGACGACGAAGAGTACATAGCTGGTCTTCTGTGCGTAGCCGCACCTGTATTAGGACACGCCGGAGAGCCCGTAGCAGCTATCAGCGTGGCTCTTCCGAAATTCAGATACGACGAGAAAGAAATAGAGCCCATAGTGGAAGCGGTGAAGGCCGCCTCCGAAGGGCTTTCCAGGGAGTTGGGATATTCCCTGTAG